AAAATGAAGCATATCACAAGGTTAGTTTTTCAGATAAAGAATTAGCTATGGGTAAGGTTTCTGGATTAGATGGAAAGTTCATAGATGAACATACCTTTATAGGTATGAAAAAATATTACTTAAAGTCATTAGGAGAAGAAATTCCTGATAGTTTTGATTTTGAAGTTAAAATCACTTCAATAACAACACATGTTTTTGAAAATAATAATAAAAATCAAATTTTCAATGGAAATTGGGCATTTAAGGTGCCAGTTAAAGTTGATAAATCAATAAGCAAAAACATACAGGTCAATTATAAAACAGATAATGGATTTTCAATAGATTCTATTATAATTACACCATTTAGTGTGGTAATAAATAGTACTAATCCAGATAATGAGTATTATAATATGAAAGTAATTGACGATAAAAATAGAAAACTTAAATTTGATAGTGGGAGATCATTTGATGAAAATAAGAAAATAAATTATTTTGGGGCATTATCAAAGGATTGTAAGAGTTTAAGAGTTATTATATATAAGGATAAACTAGAGGAAA
The window above is part of the Clostridium saccharoperbutylacetonicum N1-4(HMT) genome. Proteins encoded here:
- a CDS encoding DUF4179 domain-containing protein; its protein translation is MNNNEFFNIKITESIDRAIDKAIDKGIARGNSEIKYKKFKKRKIEIGITAALISLVITFGTINPALAAKLPIIGSMFKVIEKNVDSPADYSEYATSLNTVVSDNGIKVTLSDIVCDGEELYVTYKVESKEPFKYELNENKPLDSDQLLENEAYHKVSFSDKELAMGKVSGLDGKFIDEHTFIGMKKYYLKSLGEEIPDSFDFEVKITSITTHVFENNNKNQIFNGNWAFKVPVKVDKSISKNIQVNYKTDNGFSIDSIIITPFSVVINSTNPDNEYYNMKVIDDKNRKLKFDSGRSFDENKKINYFGALSKDCKSLRVIIYKDKLEEKETIKNSDGSAEIGYEEVGEEILLDKTISIE